A stretch of Episyrphus balteatus chromosome 2, idEpiBalt1.1, whole genome shotgun sequence DNA encodes these proteins:
- the LOC129909868 gene encoding E3 ubiquitin-protein ligase CBL-B-B has translation MATSRTRIQQSKNISSILSKLQGAFSDACGPQKMSTDKKTLEKTWKLMDKVVKLCQQPKMNLKNSPPFILDILPDTYQRLRLIYSKNEDQMHILHQNEHFNVFINNLMRKCKQAIKLFKEGKEKMFDENSHYRRNLTKLSLVFSHMLSELKAIFPNGVFAGDQFRITKADAAEFWKFNFGNSTLVPWKIFRQELNKVHPISSGLEAMALKTTIDLTCNDYISNFEFDVFTRLFQPWVTLLRNWQILAVTHPGYVAFLTYDEVKARLQRYIHKAGSYVFRLSCTRLGQWAIGYVTSDGEILQTIPQNKSLCQALLDGHREGFYLYPDGQPYNPDLSSAVQSPTEDHITVTQEQYELYCEMGSTFQLCKICAENDKDIRIEPCGHLLCTPCLTSWQVDSEGQGCPFCRAEIKGTEQIVVDAFDPRKQHNRNSTNGRHQNVDDDDTEDFGEFNIATSSLHALSNSMGTASRSEKPSPHSSPRLTRRSTTPSLMAVQNDLYSGHQPTLSIPTSQPHPQPSAPPLHVVNGAANSGGGKVSNLSSSSSCVNAVGSSAAKSTNRMSAPAMGTSSTVSASSSTNNKPFAKAMSTENNENCNSSYAVLQNPNNGHNHNPVAPPLPPRKSSPGVDNTTKQQQQGKPLSAGVPSSVASSLLNLNSLPLQACSLSKSTENITAAVEVPKTTAPPIPRHNQTHKNVDTLADDLRNHRISTPTPVNNLASAIPPAQRSIADDDIVGPAETISGIIDTRPLEARIPVTVSTSSAENNENSLENSNSVYHMKNSSSSVTPNPYTKNVRYNPQAFPNSASSQHIASSSSSTSTNDSNSASHQNPLLYENVTINNKDCNVPYENINLEYIARLMNEGYSKENAITALGISRNNIEMACDILHEFVSKSSI, from the exons atggcgaCAAGTCGTACTCGAATTCAACAATCAAAAAACATCAGTTCCATCCTCTCAAAGCTGCAAGGTGCTTTCTCCGATGCCTGTGGACCCCAAAAAATGTCCACCGACAAGAAGACCCTCGAGAAAACCTGGAAGCTAATGGACAAAGTGGTCAAGCTCTGTCAGCAGCCAAAGATGAACTTGAAGAACAGTCCACCATTCATTCTGGACATCCTGCCCGACACGTATCAGCGTCTGCGACTAATTTATTCCAAGAACGAGGATCAGATGCATATTCTGCATCAAAATGAGCATTTCAATGTTTTCATCAACAATTTGATGAGGAAATGCAAGCAGGCAATCAAGCTGTTTAAAGAAGGCAAAGAGAAGATGTTCGACGAGAACTCGCACTATCGCAGGAATTTGACAAAGCTCAGTTTGGTGTTTTCGCACATGTTGTCGGAGCTGAAGGCGATATTCCCGAATGGGGTGTTCGCTGGCGATCAGTTTCGGATTACTAAAGCCGATGCTGCAGAGTTTTGGAAGTTTAATTTTGGAAATAG CACTTTGGTGCCATGGAAAATATTTCGCCAAGAACTCAACAAAGTGCATCCTATATCATCGGGACTCGAGGCAATGGCACTCAAAACAACAATTGATTTAACGTGCAATGATTATATatcgaattttgaatttgatgtATTTACTCGGCTATTTCAACCGTGGGTAACATTGTTAAGAAATTGGCAAATATTAGCAGTAACACATCCGGGATATGTGGCATTTCTAACATATGATGAAGTTAAAGCCAGATTACAAAGATACATTCATAAAGCTGGCAGTTATGTTTTTAG attatcTTGTACAAGATTGGGACAATGGGCGATAGGTTATGTTACAAGTGATGGCGAAATATTGCAAACAATTCCGCAAAATAAATCACTTTGTCAAGCACTTTTGGATGGTCATAG agAGGGCTTTTATTTATATCCAGATGGGCAACCTTATAATCCTGATCTTTCATCGGCGGTTCAGAGTCCCACTGAAGATCATATTACAGTGACACAAGAGCAGTATGAATTGTATTGTGAAATGG GAAGCACATTTCAACTTTGTAAGATTTGTGCTGAAAATGACAAAGACATTCGAATTGAACCATGTGGTCATTTGCTATGCACGCCCTGCCTAACGTCATGGCAAGTAGATTCCGAAGGACAG GGCTGCCCATTCTGTAGAGCAGAAATAAAAGGTACCGAACAAATAGTCGTCGATGCATTTGATCCAAGAAAACAACACAATCGAAATTCAACAAATGGCCGACATCAGAATGTCGACGACGATGATACAGAG GATTTTGGGGAATTCAACATTGCAACTTCATCCTTGCACGCTCTTAGCAACAGCATGGGCACTGCATCGCGTTCGGAAAAACCAAGTCCCCATTCATCGCCTCGCTTGACACGTCGCAGCACCACGCCTAGTCTAATGGCTGTTCAAAATGATCTATACTCTGGACACCAACCAACACTATCTATACCCACTTCCCAACCCCATCCACAGCCATCAGCGCCTCCTTTGCATGTCGTAAATGGAGCAGCCAATAGTGGAGGAGGGAAAGTTTCCAACTTGTCTTCATCTTCTTCCTGTGTCAATGCAGTTGGTTCATCAGCGGCTAAATCAACAAATCGTATGAGTGCTCCAGCAATGGGAACAAGTTCAACGGTGTCAGCTTCATCTAGCACCAATAACAAGCCCTTTGCAAAAGCTATGTCAACGGAAAACAACGAAAACTGCAATTCGTCATATGCAGTATTGCAAAATCCAAATAATGGTCACAATCACAATCCCGTTGCTCCACCCTTACCACCGAGAAAATCTTCACCAGGCGTAGACAACACAACCAAACAACAACAGCAAGGAAAACCCTTATCAGCGGGAGTACCATCTAGTGTTGCCTCAAGTTTGCTCAATTTGAATAGCTTGCCCCTGCAGGCATGCAGTCTTAGCAAAAGCACCGAAAATATCACAGCAGCAGTCGAAGTACCGAAAACCACAGCCCCACCAATCCCACGTCACAATCAAACCCACAAGAACGTTGATACCCTTGCCGATGATTTGAGAAATCATCGAATTTCCACTCCAACTCCTGTCAACAACTTAGCATCAGCCATTCCACCAGCACAGCGTTCGATTGCAGACGATGATATTGTCGGCCCGGCCGAAACCATATCAGGCATCATAGACACTAGACCCTTGGAAGCCAGAATTCCGGTCACTGTCTCTACATCATCAGCTGAGAATAATGAGAATTCACTCGAAAATAGCAATAGTGTTTACCATATGAAAAACTCATCGTCATCGGTAACACCAAATCCATATACCAAAAATGTGCGTTACAATCCACAAGCCTTTCCTAACTCAGCCTCAAGCCAACACATagcatcatcgtcgtcgtcgacaTCGACAAAcgattcgaattctgcttcgcaCCAGAATCCACTCTTGTACGAAAATGTGACAATCAATAACAAAGACTGCAACGTGCCATACGAAAACATCAATTTGGAATACATAGCTCGTCTCATGAATGAGGGCTATTCCAAGGAGAATGCCATTACTGCTTTGGGCATATCAAGGAACAATATTGAAATGGCATGTGATATTCTACACGAATTTGTTTCAAAGagtagtatttaa
- the LOC129908921 gene encoding cold shock domain-containing protein E1, translating to MNTQAKNYRALEEIYENYDNGPNDDAFFMSTMRNLNMPTSFPPIGTFTLDSTLGPPPQPQSTIGIFDANEEQNTIGVFSSNSVLSNGINTTGNSSSSSFGAASTTGNNDSSQTTRETGIIEKLLHSYGFIQCCERQARLFFHFSQFSGNIDHLKIGDPVEFEMTYDRRTGKPIASQVSKIAPEVVLSEERVTGTVTTELRTDCVNNLLASNETTGRISYENRGECFFLPYTKDDVEGNVNLRAGDKVSFQIATNQRGNLGACHIRLENPAQPVKYRGVVCSMKESFGFIERADVVKEIFFHFSEAEGNVELRPGDDVEFTIQTRNGREFACNITRLPPGSVIFEDVDSSIYKGQVLKPLDRNNPARQTSDPLPGRIRFRAADYSEDEVPFGDKDQKGDFTLRHGDWVQFLLATDRRDQLQRATSISLLDETFKVSGEKREQGIVSSLKDGFGFLRCVERNVRLFFHFTEVLDTSREIALGDEVEFTCVQEPGITYNNSRLNAIRIKYLPPNTVQFETLMASNIEGYVTREAPKSPVKSQDRVEGGVITYDHGDSKKTIMYFLKDCEKPPRIGDRVRFDICLVKRNKEFIAVNITQLQHNATNQNNQSDEAVANGGNNQNGFSAPKIEDFKTENNNLAEPGHTYRGFIAVIKENFGFIETLSHDEEVFFHFSNYVGNPNWLELGQEVEYTLSPNGNTSASGNCLPAENVRTLPKGSIKQPSVLEPIYNGVVARPLRCINPDQQEYAGLVEILNDKGVTMSQHEFGITSLTNRRDLLQKNDLVTFKIDETGRAAEITAVRQKKRATVDSIKGQFGFLNYEIEEGKKLFFHMSEVQGSTAALHPGDTVEFSVVTNQRNGKSSACNVVKINDRPDRLISRLKLNSTTDDSLPRLIVTRAPKGPQGKGFSPQARLYRIPGALVE from the exons ATGAACACCCAAGCTAAAAACTATAGAGCCCTAGAAG AAATTTATGAGAATTACGATAATGGTCCAAACGATGATGCTTTCTTTATGAGCACCATGAGAAATCTTAATATGCCAACAAGTTTCCCACCAATAGGAACTTTTACTCTTGACTCAACTTTGGGACCACCACCGCAACCCCAAAGTACAATTGGGATATTTGACGCAAACGAAGAGCAAAATACTATTGGGGTATTCTCATCGAATAGTGTTTTGTCGAATGGCATCAATACAACTGGTAATTCATCTTCGTCATCATTTGGAGCAGCAAGTACCACGGGTAACAATGATTCTAGTCAAACAACTCGCGAGACGGGTATCATTGAGAAACTTTTG CATTCGTATGGATTCATTCAGTGCTGTGAACGTCAGGCACgtcttttctttcatttttcgcAATTTAGCGGTAACATCGATCATTTGAAAATCGGCGATCCCGTTGAGTTTGAAATGACTTATGACCGACGAACTGGAAAGCCAATTGCCAGTCAAGTTTCGAAAATTGCTCCCGAAGTT GTTCTATCGGAGGAGCGCGTTACCGGAACTGTAACAACTGAGTTGCGAACCGATTGCGTCAATAATCTTTTAGCATCAAACGAAACTACCGGTCGGATTAGCTATGAAAACCGTGGTGAATGTTTCTTTCTACCCTATACCAAAGACGATGTTGAGGGCAATGTCAATCTTAGAGCTGGTGATAAGGTCAGCTTTCAGATTGCTACTAACCAAAG AGGAAATTTAGGTGCTTGCCATATTCGTCTAGAGAACCCAGCGCAGCCAGTTAAGTATCGCGGTGTTGTTTGCTCGATGAAGGAATCCTTTGGCTTTATCGAAAGGGCTGATGTTGTGAAGGAAATATTCTTTCATTTTTCAGAAGCTGAAGGCAATGTCGAACTACGCCCAGGCGATGATGTTGAGTTTACCATTCAAACAAGAAAC GGGCGAGAATTCGCATGCAATATAACTCGCTTGCCTCCTGGGTCAGTTATTTTCGAAGACGTTGATTCATCAATTTATAAGGGACAGGTTTTGAAACCTTTGGATCGCAACAATCCAGCTCGTCAAACTAGCGATCCACTTCCCGGGCGTATTCGTTTCCGAGCAGCTGATTATTCTGAAGATGAGGTTCCTTTCGGAGACAAGGATCAA aagGGAGATTTTACTCTGCGTCATGGCGATTGGGTTCAATTTTTGTTGGCTACTGATAGGCGGGATCAATTGCAGAGGGCAACATCTATATCCTTGCTTGATGAGACATTTAAAGTTTCTGGTGAAAAACGTGAGCAAGGAATTGTATCATCACTTAAAGATGGATTTGGCTTTCTTCGTTGCGTTGAGCGCAATGTACGTTTATTCTTCCACTTTACAGAAGTTTTGGATACt agCCGTGAAATTGCTCTTGGAGATGAAGTGGAATTTACTTGTGTTCAAGAACCAGGTATTACTTATAACAATTCGCGTTTAAATGCAATTCGAATCAAATATCTTCCACCAAATACGGTTCAATTTGAAACTTTAATGGCAAGCAATATTGAGG GTTATGTTACTCGTGAAGCACCAAAAAGCCCAGTTAAGTCACAAGACCGAGTAGAAGGTGGTGTTATAACATACGACCACGGTGACAGCAAAAAGACTATTATGTATTTTCTTAAAGACTGCGAAAAACCACCAAGAATTGGCGATCGAGTTCGCTTTGACATATGTTTG GTAAAACGAAACAAAGAATTCATTGCTGTTAATATAACTCAACTGCAACACAATGCAACGAACCAAAACAATCAATCTGACGAGGCAGTAGCAAATGGAGGCAACAACCAAAACGGATTCAGTGCTCCTAAAATCGAAGAtttcaaaactgaaaataataacCTTGCCGAACCGGGCCACACCTATCGAGGATTTATTGCCGTTATCAAAGAGAATTTTGGATTCATTGAAACTCTATCTCACGACGAAGAGGTATTTTTCCATTTCAGCAACTACGTTGGCAATCCTAATTGGCTAGAATTGGGTCAAGAAGTTGAATACACACTCTCGCCAAATGGCAACACTTCGGCATCGGGCAATTGTTTGCCAGCAGAGAATGTTCGTACTTTGCCAAAGGGCTCAATTAAACAACCATCCGTATTGGAGCCAATCTACAATGGAGTTGTTGCTCGCCCATTGCGTTGCATTAATCCCGATCAACAAGAATATGCTGGACTTGTTGAGATTCTCAATGACAAGGGAGTAACTATGTCACAACATGAATTTGGCATAACTAGTTTGACAAACCGACGAGATCTGTTGCAAAAGAACGACTTGGTTACTTTTAAAATCGACGAGACGGGACGTGCCGCTGAAATAACTGCCGTGCGCCAAAAGAAGCGTGCCACTGTGGATTCAATTAAGGGTCAGTTTGGATTCTTGAACTATGAAATTGAAGAAggcaaaaagttgtttttcCACATGTCTGAAGTTCAAGGCAGTACTGCAGCCTTGCATCCAGGAGATACTGTTGAATTTTCAGTGGTAACAAATCAG AGAAATGGCAAATCATCAGCATGCAATGTTGTAAAAATAAACGATAGGCCAGATAGATTAATATCCCGCTTGAAGCTGAACAGCACAACTGATGATTCCTTGCCACGTCTCATTGTAACTCGAGCTCCCAAAGGGCCCCAGGGCAAAGGATTTTCTCCACAGGCTCGTTTATATAGAATTCCTG GAGCATTAGTTGAGTAG